The Triticum aestivum cultivar Chinese Spring unplaced genomic scaffold, IWGSC CS RefSeq v2.1 scaffold32842, whole genome shotgun sequence region TCTACAGGATGTATTTTTCGGTTTAACTGACACATCATCTAACACCCTCGAATTCACAATGGCTGAGCTCATGAGGAGGCCCCGCCTGATTGGGAAGCTACAAGACGAGGTAAGGAGTATCGAACCCCAGGGACAGGAAATTGTTAATGAAGCCGACATTAGCAGTATGACATACCTAAGAGCAGTCCTAAAGGAGTCATTCCGATTTCATCCTGTTGCACCTTTACTTGCTCCACACCTTGCCATGGCTGACTGCAGCATCGATGGGTACATGATTCCTGCTGGGACGCATGTCTTTGTCAATGTATGGGCCATTGGTAGAGACTCTAGCTCATGGGAGGAAAGTGAAGAATTCATACCTGAAAGATTTACAGAGGAAGGCCGTGATGTGCATGTCAACTTTGTAGGGAGTAATTTTAAACTCTTGCCGTTCGGGGCAGGACGCAGGATATGCCCTGGTATAAACCTTGGAATCATGACTGTTGAGCTTATGTTGGCAAACTTGATGTACCATTTCAACTGGGAACTGCCAATAGGGGTTGAGAGGAAAGACATTGATATGACAGAGGTGTTTGGACTAACTGTGCGCCTGAAGGAGAAATTACTGTTAGTTCCAAAATCATGCATGTAACGAAATAAAATCTTCTAAGTAAATTTATGTTACCGGGATGTAGCCACTATAAAATAAAGGTTAATTCTAGCCATCAAAGGAGTCAGGATTTTCATCCTAGGCTTGGGAAAGAAAGTAATAACCACACAAGTATACCATGCATGTGATGTACTTTTCGTTTGAGCTTACTGTGGGTTTTTTTTTATTATTGGCACAATGTTTTATTAAGTTGGTATATCAACTGAAATGAGATCCGATCCGGATTAGCTCCATCTTCTCATTTAAATTTACATATTGAAAGGTAAGGACACATTCtgctattttatttttattattgaaatgtaacaaacttaaaaaaaatactagcacatatgcatGTGCGTTGCAATGGGATTACACCTGTTAAAATGCCACTCCCAATCATAAGAAGCGTAACATACCCTTACTTTTTCAAGACTAATTATCCCATTGTTAATTGTGTCCAAGGATTTAAACGTTTCTCTTAAACACACAATAGATAATAGAGACTGCCAAGTAAGAAAGCAAAGCTTAAAGTTCAGATCAATGGAACACCTTGTCAGCAACCTTCTTAGCTTCTTCATTGCCTAGAAATTCCTATTAGCTAATCACTTATAATATCAAGTGGTTTATCTAGGACCTCTCATGCGGTGTGCTTACAAGGATAATCCAAGAACATTCTTGGGAATATCAAGATTCAACTCTGG contains the following coding sequences:
- the LOC123177938 gene encoding indole-2-monooxygenase (The sequence of the model RefSeq protein was modified relative to this genomic sequence to represent the inferred CDS: added 582 bases not found in genome assembly), yielding MVADIILYGSSDIAFAPYGEHWRQAKKLLTNHVLSVKKVESLRTVAMEEVSMVMAKINEAAAVGGVMDMSKLLKSFKCDIACRIVSGEYFLKEGRSKLFQELTSETSHLLGGFNMEKFYPTLARVGVGLLKRNISAKAERLRHRWADLLDKVIDYHENKDKSVLDNQGSNFVDILLSVQLEYGLTREQMKALLTDVFFGLTDTSSNTLEFTMAELMRRPRLIGKLQDEVRSIEPQGQEIVNEADISSMTYLRAVLKESFRFHPVAPLLAPHLAMADCSIDGYMIPAGTHVFVNVWAIGRDSSSWEESEEFIPERFTEEGRDVHVNFVGSNFKLLPFGAGRRICPGINLGIMTVELMLANLMYHFNWELPIGVERKDIDMTEVFGLTVRLKEKLLLVPKSCM